One part of the Xanthocytophaga agilis genome encodes these proteins:
- the cyoE gene encoding heme o synthase translates to MIVSDSSIDISFAGKLKAFFELTKFRLSLTVVFSSSFGYLLGIQRPIDWVHFALFAVAGYAITSAANTVNQIKEVELDKLMKRTAGRPLPTGRLSISEAWGFVILMLALSMFIFITAFNYKTAGIALVSFILYGFVYTPLKRVGPVAVFVGAFPGAFPPMIGWLAATNHFGWEPGILFAIQFFWQFPHFWAIAWVADEDYRRAGFKLLPAQGEKGFDTAVQIMIYTLFLLPLSWVPLKLGMTGINSAIIAMVCGILFLAQTFHLMRTQTDKAALKMMFGSFLYLPVVQIAFLLDKI, encoded by the coding sequence ATGATTGTATCTGATTCGAGTATTGATATAAGTTTTGCAGGCAAACTGAAAGCTTTTTTTGAGCTAACCAAGTTCAGACTTTCGTTGACTGTGGTGTTTTCATCCAGTTTTGGCTATTTGTTGGGTATTCAGAGACCTATTGACTGGGTGCATTTTGCATTGTTTGCAGTAGCAGGATATGCAATTACTTCTGCTGCTAATACAGTAAACCAGATAAAAGAAGTGGAACTGGACAAGCTGATGAAAAGAACTGCCGGACGTCCTTTGCCAACAGGCCGGTTAAGTATTTCGGAAGCCTGGGGATTTGTAATCCTGATGTTGGCTTTGTCTATGTTCATTTTTATTACAGCATTTAATTATAAAACAGCAGGTATTGCCTTAGTATCATTTATTCTGTATGGGTTTGTATATACTCCGCTTAAGAGAGTAGGACCTGTAGCAGTGTTTGTTGGTGCGTTTCCAGGTGCATTTCCTCCTATGATTGGCTGGCTGGCTGCTACTAATCATTTTGGATGGGAGCCAGGTATTTTGTTCGCAATTCAATTTTTTTGGCAGTTTCCTCATTTCTGGGCTATTGCCTGGGTAGCAGATGAGGATTATCGTAGGGCTGGATTCAAATTATTACCGGCACAGGGAGAAAAAGGCTTTGATACAGCAGTACAGATTATGATTTATACATTGTTCTTACTGCCTTTAAGCTGGGTGCCATTAAAATTAGGTATGACAGGTATCAATTCTGCTATTATTGCTATGGTTTGTGGAATTCTTTTCCTTGCTCAAACTTTCCATCTGATGCGTACGCAAACAGATAAAGCTGCATTGAAAATGATGTTTGGGTCTTTCTTATACTTACCCGTTGTACAGATTGCATTCTTATTGGATAAAATCTAA
- a CDS encoding cytochrome c oxidase subunit 3: MSQKIEISGYNAIPEEPQETLSMNPKKFALWLFIVSIIMIFAAMSSAYIVRKGDGNWLEFELPQVFWTSSVIILLSSITMQWAHYSAKKDNLGMLKISMVITFLLGVAFIVAQYIGWQDLQQRHIWLGGATSNPSGSFLYIMTGLHIFHLVTGIVFLLLVLIATFRDEIHAKAMNRMDMCTTYWHFLDFLWVYLFIFLLINH, encoded by the coding sequence ATGTCACAGAAGATTGAAATTTCAGGCTATAACGCGATTCCTGAGGAACCTCAGGAGACGCTTTCGATGAACCCTAAAAAGTTTGCTTTGTGGTTGTTTATCGTAAGTATAATTATGATTTTTGCTGCGATGAGCAGTGCCTATATTGTACGGAAAGGAGATGGAAACTGGTTGGAGTTTGAATTACCACAAGTTTTCTGGACTTCCTCTGTAATTATCCTGTTAAGCAGTATAACAATGCAATGGGCTCATTACTCTGCTAAAAAAGATAACCTGGGAATGCTGAAAATTTCTATGGTTATTACATTCTTGCTGGGGGTGGCATTTATTGTTGCTCAATACATTGGATGGCAGGATTTACAGCAACGACACATTTGGTTAGGAGGAGCTACCAGTAATCCTTCTGGCTCTTTTCTGTATATTATGACCGGATTGCACATCTTCCACCTGGTAACAGGGATTGTGTTTCTGCTGTTAGTGCTGATTGCTACCTTCCGGGATGAAATTCATGCCAAAGCCATGAACCGGATGGATATGTGTACTACCTACTGGCACTTCCTTGATTTTCTCTGGGTATATTTATTTATCTTCCTTTTAATAAATCATTAA
- a CDS encoding cytochrome C oxidase subunit IV family protein: MATEALDTPHREIPKAQTQAIWRTFWILLGITVLEFAIAFMVPTHWHTFKVAVFVALTIVKAFFIVSEFMHLKGEVKMLIWSILIPLIFVVWLLVALLVEGSSIFELRFFQ, translated from the coding sequence ATGGCAACAGAAGCTTTAGATACACCACACCGCGAAATTCCAAAAGCACAGACGCAGGCTATCTGGCGTACATTCTGGATTTTGCTGGGAATCACTGTTTTGGAATTCGCTATTGCATTTATGGTTCCTACACATTGGCATACTTTCAAAGTAGCCGTGTTCGTAGCTTTAACGATTGTAAAGGCATTCTTTATAGTATCAGAATTTATGCACTTGAAAGGGGAAGTGAAGATGTTGATCTGGTCTATTCTGATTCCTTTGATTTTCGTAGTTTGGTTATTGGTCGCATTGCTGGTAGAAGGAAGTTCTATCTTTGAACTGCGATTCTTTCAATAA
- a CDS encoding COX15/CtaA family protein, which yields MSKFSNNSYNAFQKWGIITVVFVYLLIAIGSIVRTTGSGMGCPDWPKCFGSWVPPTDSSQLPVDYKDTYVQKRKQKNERLAGYLDKLGFTEVGNRILSDPSIYIEAEFNPVKTWIEYVNRLFGVLVGIFIAGTTVLSFSYWKRDKTISFISLLNLFLVGFQGWLGSVIVSTNLLPGTITIHMILAIAIALLLIYVVIRSFSTPRKLQSIPKKKIINAFLVWVIFLSLVQIVLGTRVREAIDVVISKMQHLMRNEWIEQLGWVFYIHRSFSLVVLVSNVYLLFLLKKYVSSDTLVKRWAKVLVAITIIEVITGACMAYFSIPAFLQPIHLFLAVGAIGIQFILFLAINPPHGVLKKEQPVLKPEMI from the coding sequence ATGAGTAAATTTTCAAACAACAGTTATAATGCTTTCCAGAAATGGGGTATTATAACTGTTGTTTTTGTCTATTTATTGATTGCCATTGGGAGTATTGTTCGAACAACAGGTTCGGGAATGGGTTGTCCGGATTGGCCTAAATGTTTTGGTAGCTGGGTTCCTCCTACAGATTCTTCACAACTTCCAGTTGATTATAAGGATACTTATGTTCAAAAGCGTAAGCAAAAGAATGAAAGGCTTGCCGGATATCTGGATAAGTTAGGTTTTACGGAAGTAGGAAACAGGATTTTATCGGATCCATCTATTTATATCGAAGCAGAGTTTAATCCGGTAAAAACCTGGATTGAATATGTAAACCGATTGTTTGGTGTATTAGTAGGAATATTTATCGCTGGAACAACAGTCCTGTCGTTTTCTTACTGGAAACGAGACAAGACTATTTCTTTTATAAGTCTTCTCAACTTGTTTTTGGTAGGTTTTCAGGGATGGCTCGGATCTGTTATTGTTTCAACAAACCTTCTTCCGGGAACGATAACCATTCATATGATTCTGGCTATTGCAATAGCTTTGTTATTGATTTATGTAGTTATCCGGTCTTTTAGTACACCAAGAAAATTACAATCTATACCAAAAAAGAAAATAATTAACGCATTTCTGGTATGGGTTATTTTCTTATCGCTGGTTCAGATCGTTCTAGGGACACGGGTGAGAGAGGCGATAGATGTTGTAATCAGCAAAATGCAGCATCTAATGCGCAATGAATGGATTGAACAATTAGGATGGGTATTTTATATTCATCGTTCATTTTCTCTGGTGGTTCTTGTCAGCAATGTCTATTTGCTTTTTCTCCTGAAGAAATATGTTTCTTCAGATACATTGGTAAAGCGATGGGCAAAAGTATTAGTGGCGATAACTATTATAGAAGTAATTACAGGGGCCTGTATGGCATATTTTAGTATTCCTGCCTTCTTACAACCTATACATTTATTTTTAGCTGTAGGAGCAATAGGGATACAGTTTATCTTGTTTCTTGCTATTAATCCTCCTCATGGGGTTCTTAAAAAGGAACAGCCTGTTTTAAAACCAGAAATGATTTAA
- a CDS encoding cytochrome c oxidase subunit 3 yields the protein MATVATQEVSSKKLWGGGMEPMKASYGKLMMWFFLLSDAFTFSALLITYGLNRFGAHAYDPKQHGAEFSFSTEYWPVPDHVFDAIPFFHGLHAPLVFVGIMTFILIMSSVTMVLAVEAGHRMDQKDVEKWMLWTILGGFTFLGCQAWEWTHFITGTEGHGTLMKVFSDGKWITKEVVGANLVENQYGPPLFADLFFFITGFHGTHVFSGVILNILIFYNTTMGVYDRRGHYEMVEKVGLYWHFVDLVWVFVFTFFYLV from the coding sequence ATGGCAACAGTTGCAACACAAGAAGTTTCTTCTAAAAAGTTATGGGGCGGAGGCATGGAGCCGATGAAAGCCAGCTATGGCAAGTTGATGATGTGGTTCTTCCTGCTTTCTGACGCATTTACATTTTCTGCATTATTGATTACCTATGGCTTGAACCGTTTTGGTGCTCATGCTTATGATCCTAAGCAACATGGTGCAGAATTTTCATTCTCTACAGAATACTGGCCCGTTCCTGATCATGTGTTTGACGCTATTCCATTTTTTCATGGATTGCATGCACCGCTGGTGTTTGTAGGTATAATGACGTTTATTCTAATCATGAGTTCTGTAACTATGGTATTGGCTGTAGAAGCTGGTCACCGTATGGATCAGAAAGATGTTGAAAAATGGATGTTGTGGACTATTCTGGGTGGATTTACCTTTCTGGGATGCCAGGCTTGGGAATGGACTCACTTCATTACAGGTACAGAAGGACATGGTACATTGATGAAAGTTTTTTCAGATGGCAAATGGATTACAAAAGAAGTGGTTGGTGCTAATCTGGTAGAAAACCAATATGGACCTCCATTGTTTGCTGACCTGTTCTTCTTCATTACAGGTTTCCATGGTACACACGTATTTAGTGGTGTTATTCTGAACATCCTTATTTTCTATAACACAACCATGGGTGTATACGATCGTCGTGGACATTATGAAATGGTAGAGAAAGTAGGTTTGTACTGGCACTTTGTAGACCTCGTATGGGTATTCGTGTTTACCTTCTTCTATCTGGTATAA